In Dendropsophus ebraccatus isolate aDenEbr1 chromosome 14, aDenEbr1.pat, whole genome shotgun sequence, the following proteins share a genomic window:
- the SSTR2 gene encoding somatostatin receptor type 2, translating into MEQDYSDLPNITELYFSPVSQGYIMETTNNASTNETSPYYDMTSNAILTFIYFVVCIVGLCGNTLVIYVILRYAKMKTITNIYILNLAIADELFMLGLPFLAMQLALVHWPFGKVICRIVMTVDGINQFTSIFCLTVMSIDRYLAVVHPIKSAKWRRPRTAKMVNAAVWTISLLVIMPIMNYAGVQNYHGRSSCTIIWPGNSGTWYTGFIIYAFILGFLVPLSIICLCYLFIIIKVKSSGIRVGSSKRKRSEKKVTRMVSIVVAVFIFCWLPFYIFNVSSVSLLIVPTPSLKAMWDIVVVLSYANSCANPILYAFLSDNFKKSFQNVLCLSKVSGMDEGDRSDSKQDKSRLNETTETQRTLLNGDLQTSI; encoded by the coding sequence ATGGAGCAGGATTACTCCGACTTGCCCAACATCACAGAGTTGTACTTCTCTCCTGTTTCGCAGGGGTACATTATGGAGACAACTAACAATGCATCAACGAACGAGACGTCTCCATACTACGACATGACGAGCAATGCCATCCTCACCTTCATCTACTTTGTGGTGTGTATTGTGGGACTTTGTGGAAATACATTGGTCATTTACGTCATACTCCGATATGCCAAGATGAAGACCATCACCAACATCTATATCCTTAACTTGGCCATAGCTGATGAACTCTTTATGCTTGGCTTGCCCTTTTTGGCCATGCAGTTGGCTTTGGTCCACTGGCCCTTTGGCAAAGTTATTTGCAGGATTGTCATGACGGTGGATGGCATTAACCAGTTCACTAGCATCTTCTGCCTTACAGTCATGAGCATAGACAGGTACCTTGCAGTGGTGCATCCCATCAAGTCTGCAAAATGGAGGAGACCAAGGACTGCTAAGATGGTGAATGCTGCTGTATGGACCATCTCACTTTTGGTCATCATGCCCATCATGAATTATGCTGGGGTACAAAATTACCATGGTAGAAGCAGCTGCACCATTATCTGGCCTGGTAACTCTGGCACCTGGTACACTGGTTTTATAATATATGCCTTCATCCTAGGATTTCTGGTTCCTCTCAGTATTATCTGCCTCTGCTATCTGTTCATCATCATCAAAGTGAAGTCGTCTGGGATAAGAGTTGGCTCCTCCAAAAGAAAACGGTCAGAGAAGAAAGTGACGAGGATGGTTTCTATAGTAGTGGCCGTCTTTATCTTTTGCTGGCTCCCCTTCTACATCTTCAACGTCTCCTCCGTCTCTCTCTTAATAGTGCCGACTCCTAGCCTAAAAGCCATGTGGGACATTGTTGTGGTTCTGAGTTATGCCAACAGTTGTGCCAATCCCATATTATATGCCTTTCTATCCGACAACTTTAAAAAGAGCTTTCAGAATGTCCTTTGCTTATCCAAAGTCAGTGGCATGGATGAAGGAGACAGAAGTGATAGCAAACAAGACAAATCCAGGTTAAATGAAACGACGGAAACGCAACGCACATTGCTTAACGGAGATCTCCAAACCAGCATCTGA